The following are from one region of the Mycolicibacterium helvum genome:
- the kdpF gene encoding K(+)-transporting ATPase subunit F, protein MSYENIVGLILSVLLALFLAAALLFPERF, encoded by the coding sequence GTGAGCTACGAGAACATCGTCGGACTGATCCTGTCCGTGTTGCTGGCGCTGTTCCTTGCCGCCGCACTGCTGTTTCCGGAGAGGTTTTAG
- the kdpA gene encoding potassium-transporting ATPase subunit KdpA, with product MTTTSAGIVFLVLLIAALAAVHVPLGDYMYRVYSSEKNNRVERFIYRLIGADPRSEQTWGAYARSVLAFSAISILVLFVFQLVQGKLPLHLNDPATPMTPALAWNTAVSFITNTNWQAYSGESTQGHLVQMAGLAVQNFVSAAVGMAVAIALVRGFARRHTSELGNFWVDLVRGTLRILLPISVVAAIVLIAGGAIQNFHLHDQVVNTLAGTQQTITGGPVASQEAIKELGTNGGGFYNANSAHPFENPTTWTNWVEIFLLLVISFSLPRTFGRMVDSKRQGLAIAAVMGVLATLSVTFMMWTQLQHHGTVPTAIGSAFEGIEQRFGVANSAVFADATTLTSTGAVDSFHDSYTSLGGMMTLFNMQLGEVAPGGTGSGLYGMLILAVITVFVAGLMVGRTPEYLGKKITPREIKLAASYFLVTPLLVLMGTAIAMAMPGQRAGMLNTGPHGLSEVLYAFTSAANNNGSAFAGISVNTDWYNTALGLAMVFGRFLPIILVLALAGALAKQGHTPESIGTLPTHRPQFVGMVAGVTVILVALTFLPMLALGPLAEGIH from the coding sequence GTGACTACAACATCGGCGGGGATCGTGTTCCTCGTCCTCTTGATCGCTGCCCTGGCAGCTGTGCACGTGCCGTTGGGCGACTACATGTACCGGGTTTACTCGTCGGAGAAGAACAACCGCGTCGAACGGTTCATCTACCGCCTGATCGGGGCCGACCCCCGCTCGGAGCAGACCTGGGGCGCCTACGCACGCAGCGTGCTGGCCTTCTCGGCGATCAGCATCCTGGTCCTGTTCGTCTTCCAGCTGGTGCAGGGCAAGCTGCCGCTACACCTCAACGACCCGGCCACCCCGATGACCCCCGCGCTGGCCTGGAACACCGCGGTCAGCTTCATCACCAACACGAACTGGCAGGCCTACTCGGGTGAATCCACCCAGGGCCACCTGGTCCAGATGGCCGGTCTTGCCGTGCAGAACTTCGTGTCCGCGGCGGTCGGTATGGCGGTGGCCATCGCCTTGGTGCGCGGGTTCGCCCGCCGCCACACCAGCGAGCTCGGTAACTTCTGGGTCGATCTGGTGCGGGGAACGCTGCGCATCCTGCTGCCGATCTCGGTCGTCGCCGCGATCGTGCTGATCGCCGGCGGGGCGATCCAGAACTTCCACCTGCACGACCAGGTCGTCAACACCCTGGCCGGCACCCAGCAGACCATCACCGGTGGCCCGGTGGCCAGCCAGGAAGCGATCAAGGAACTGGGCACCAACGGCGGCGGTTTCTACAACGCCAACTCGGCGCACCCGTTCGAGAACCCCACCACGTGGACGAACTGGGTGGAGATCTTCCTGCTGCTGGTGATCAGCTTCTCGCTGCCGCGCACATTCGGGCGCATGGTCGACAGCAAGAGACAAGGCTTAGCGATCGCCGCGGTGATGGGTGTGCTCGCCACCCTCAGCGTGACATTCATGATGTGGACCCAGCTACAGCACCACGGCACGGTGCCCACCGCGATCGGTTCGGCGTTCGAAGGTATCGAGCAGCGGTTCGGAGTTGCCAACTCGGCGGTGTTCGCCGATGCGACCACCCTGACCTCCACTGGCGCGGTCGACTCGTTCCACGACTCCTACACCAGCCTGGGCGGAATGATGACGCTGTTCAACATGCAGCTCGGTGAGGTCGCGCCCGGCGGCACCGGGTCCGGCCTATACGGCATGCTGATCCTCGCCGTCATCACGGTGTTCGTCGCCGGCCTGATGGTCGGCCGAACCCCGGAGTACCTCGGCAAGAAGATCACCCCTCGTGAAATCAAGCTCGCCGCAAGCTATTTCCTCGTCACGCCACTTCTCGTCCTGATGGGGACGGCGATCGCGATGGCGATGCCGGGCCAGCGAGCCGGCATGCTCAACACCGGACCGCACGGGCTGTCGGAAGTCTTGTATGCGTTCACCTCGGCTGCCAACAACAACGGTTCGGCGTTCGCAGGTATCTCGGTCAACACCGACTGGTACAACACCGCGCTCGGGCTAGCCATGGTTTTCGGCCGATTCCTGCCCATCATTCTGGTTCTCGCCCTCGCGGGTGCGCTGGCCAAACAGGGCCACACCCCCGAATCGATCGGCACCTTGCCCACCCATCGCCCCCAGTTCGTCGGCATGGTCGCCGGCGTGACAGTCATCCTGGTGGCCCTCACCTTCCTGCCCATGCTCGCGCTCGGGCCCCTCGCTGAAGGAATTCACTAA
- the kdpA gene encoding potassium-transporting ATPase subunit KdpA: protein MKGFVIFGGPTHWGTPALLQVIVAVLLVVALHVPLGDYMARMYSDTGHWRVEQVIYRLIGAQPDDQQRWTRYGYSVLAFSAVSVLFLYGLLLVQTLLPEPWGHTGMTPSLAFNTAISFVTNTSWQSYAGEATLGHVGLVAGLGVQAFASCAVGMCVAVALIRGLAQYQNEQLGNFWTDLVRSVVRILLPLSVVITLVLLALGVVNNFTGAQEVSTLAGGNQTILGGPVATWESIKLMSGDGGGAFNVNSAHPFENPTPLTNAVEIVAMLLIPVAFLRMFGVMIGDRKQGWALFTAAAVLFVIATVAIIAATAVTHGTVVHAVGSPVEGTETRFGVPGSVLFGQVATGSADGAANSSYDSFVSFGGAVLMLNMMLGEVAPGGAGSGLYGLVMMVLLAVFIGGLMVGRTPEYLRQPLRARHMKLVSLYILALPAAVLIATAVAMALPGQRASMLNAGPHGLSEVLYAFTSSAANNGSAFAGISANTTWYNTALALAMMVGRFLPIIAALAIAGTFAAQKPGVITAGTLRTHSPTFIVLIIGATLLVVGLEYLPAMALGPLADGLG, encoded by the coding sequence ATGAAGGGGTTTGTCATTTTCGGCGGTCCAACCCACTGGGGAACACCGGCTCTACTGCAGGTCATTGTCGCCGTCCTGCTCGTTGTCGCATTACATGTCCCACTCGGTGACTACATGGCCCGGATGTATTCGGACACCGGCCACTGGCGCGTCGAGCAGGTGATCTATCGGCTCATCGGCGCCCAGCCCGACGACCAGCAGCGCTGGACGAGATACGGGTATTCGGTGCTGGCCTTCTCCGCGGTGAGCGTGCTGTTTCTCTATGGGCTGCTGCTGGTGCAAACGCTGCTGCCCGAGCCGTGGGGCCACACGGGGATGACGCCGTCGTTGGCGTTCAACACCGCAATCTCCTTCGTCACCAACACCAGTTGGCAGAGCTATGCCGGCGAGGCCACGCTGGGGCACGTGGGGTTGGTCGCGGGGCTCGGTGTGCAGGCGTTCGCCAGCTGCGCGGTCGGCATGTGTGTTGCCGTCGCGTTGATTCGGGGTCTTGCGCAGTACCAGAACGAGCAGCTCGGCAACTTCTGGACGGACTTGGTGCGGTCGGTTGTGCGAATCCTGCTGCCGCTGTCCGTCGTTATCACGCTGGTGTTGCTGGCCCTGGGCGTGGTCAATAACTTCACTGGTGCGCAGGAGGTTTCAACCCTGGCCGGCGGCAACCAAACCATTCTCGGCGGCCCGGTGGCCACCTGGGAGTCGATCAAGCTGATGTCCGGCGACGGTGGTGGCGCCTTCAACGTCAACAGTGCGCACCCGTTCGAGAACCCGACACCGTTGACGAACGCGGTGGAGATCGTTGCGATGCTGCTGATCCCGGTCGCGTTCCTGCGGATGTTTGGTGTGATGATCGGCGACCGCAAGCAGGGCTGGGCGCTGTTCACTGCCGCCGCAGTGCTTTTCGTGATCGCAACGGTGGCGATCATCGCGGCGACGGCGGTGACGCACGGTACCGTCGTACACGCTGTCGGAAGTCCGGTAGAAGGCACCGAAACCCGGTTCGGCGTACCGGGGAGCGTGTTGTTCGGGCAAGTCGCTACCGGCAGCGCCGATGGCGCGGCGAATTCCTCCTACGACAGCTTCGTCAGTTTCGGCGGCGCGGTGCTGATGCTGAACATGATGCTCGGTGAGGTGGCACCCGGTGGTGCAGGCAGCGGCCTCTACGGCTTGGTGATGATGGTGCTGCTCGCCGTTTTCATCGGCGGTCTGATGGTCGGCAGGACGCCCGAGTACCTCAGACAGCCGCTGCGCGCCCGGCACATGAAGCTCGTCAGCCTCTACATACTGGCACTGCCCGCGGCGGTCCTGATCGCAACCGCAGTGGCGATGGCCCTGCCCGGTCAACGGGCGTCGATGCTCAACGCCGGCCCGCACGGGCTGTCGGAAGTGCTCTACGCATTCACCAGTTCGGCCGCCAACAACGGCAGCGCGTTCGCCGGAATCAGCGCCAACACAACCTGGTACAACACCGCACTCGCGCTCGCGATGATGGTGGGGCGGTTTTTGCCGATCATCGCCGCGCTCGCGATTGCGGGCACGTTCGCCGCCCAGAAGCCCGGTGTCATCACGGCCGGCA